In one Flammeovirga yaeyamensis genomic region, the following are encoded:
- a CDS encoding TolC family protein — MLRNKFKKISLSLLFFFSVLSTHAQEEVKIITLADLYDLVMLYHPVYQQADLLSEQARMQVRLGRGSFDPKLESKYDQKVFKNKEYYQKWNSYAKVPLWAGNLNVGYERNQGSYLNPENDTDSGNGLMYIGLELPVLKGLLMDERRASLKKGFAMQQMTEAEQIKVINKLVLQIAKDYWSWYFAYHQFRLAETGFELATFRKESVDERIKQGDLAAVDGVEAQITIQQREINLKMAELDLQKAKLILSNHLWNENNEPLEIMDDIQPEEMGVEALPNLEDLTNQALVGHPDLISLQAKTTMLNLDQRLARESVKPELNLKYNYLGTTASSWEYGLEENYKFGATFSMPLFLRKERAKLQMSKLKVQDIEFKMTMKRRELSNDIQKAFLMVENYVELTDMQQEMSENYEILLQGETDKFNAGESSVFYMNVREGKLIEAQTKLYKMKSEYAKSMAELNWTAGVSPNFIIK, encoded by the coding sequence ATGCTAAGAAATAAGTTTAAAAAAATATCACTCTCATTATTATTCTTTTTCTCTGTGCTTTCTACTCATGCTCAAGAAGAAGTTAAAATAATCACTCTTGCAGATCTATATGATCTTGTGATGTTGTATCACCCGGTGTATCAACAAGCAGATCTTTTGTCTGAACAAGCTAGGATGCAAGTGCGTTTAGGTCGTGGTTCTTTTGATCCGAAATTAGAATCTAAATACGATCAAAAGGTATTTAAGAATAAAGAGTACTACCAAAAATGGAATAGTTACGCTAAAGTACCATTATGGGCAGGTAACTTGAATGTGGGGTACGAACGTAATCAAGGTAGTTACCTCAATCCAGAAAACGATACTGATAGCGGAAACGGCTTAATGTATATCGGACTGGAATTACCAGTATTAAAAGGCCTTTTGATGGACGAGAGACGTGCCTCTTTGAAAAAAGGTTTTGCCATGCAACAAATGACAGAGGCGGAACAAATAAAAGTAATCAACAAGTTGGTGCTTCAAATAGCCAAAGATTATTGGAGCTGGTATTTTGCTTATCATCAATTTAGATTAGCAGAAACTGGATTTGAATTGGCTACTTTCCGAAAGGAATCAGTTGATGAAAGAATTAAGCAAGGTGATTTGGCAGCTGTCGATGGAGTAGAAGCTCAAATTACAATTCAGCAAAGAGAAATCAACTTGAAAATGGCTGAATTGGACTTGCAAAAGGCTAAATTGATTCTTTCCAATCACCTTTGGAATGAAAATAATGAGCCATTAGAAATTATGGACGATATTCAGCCTGAGGAAATGGGTGTAGAAGCTCTTCCAAATTTAGAAGACCTAACCAATCAAGCTTTGGTTGGACACCCTGATTTAATCTCTCTACAAGCAAAAACAACCATGTTGAATTTAGATCAAAGATTGGCTAGAGAATCAGTAAAGCCAGAATTGAATCTTAAATACAACTATTTGGGGACAACGGCTTCTAGTTGGGAATATGGGTTGGAAGAAAATTATAAATTCGGTGCCACCTTCTCAATGCCTTTATTTTTAAGAAAAGAAAGAGCTAAACTTCAAATGTCTAAACTTAAGGTACAAGACATTGAGTTTAAAATGACAATGAAAAGGAGAGAGCTTTCTAACGATATCCAAAAAGCTTTCTTAATGGTAGAGAACTATGTCGAATTAACCGATATGCAACAAGAAATGTCGGAGAATTACGAAATTCTTTTGCAAGGTGAAACAGATAAGTTTAATGCCGGTGAAAGTTCTGTATTTTATATGAATGTCCGAGAAGGTAAGTTAATTGAAGCTCAGACAAAATTGTATAAAATGAAGTCAGAATATGCTAAATCTATGGCGGAATTAAATTGGACTGCAGGAGTTTCTCCAAACTTTATAATTAAATAA
- a CDS encoding transglutaminase domain-containing protein yields the protein MNKSTLLTIILFLTFNCYAQIREVREEAKYAPKYATTSVTKLSSYLTDNARSDRQKALNIYTWITHNIELDIKAYNDKKQMFESAEDILRKRKGVSHDFANLFLKLCEKANIEAHLITGHIFTDNKSITTNFYKANHSWNSAYLDGEWHLIDVTWGSGIISKQQEKKSFFKKKTDFFKPQFINKVDYSYFCPSPRIFIETHLPSNPIWQLLEYEVTVQDFIAGNFPIVNEPIRNSPFLDEYILLEDAESFYIDAKNAITYNKRNFSTMGVASLKMAESILNKKDSTITKAELEKELTKYYEEATSSAYSYLRYIDIYSSIEIDALKLWARHYLQQPIEKRQKFIDRNWINKEEIKTKNEEVNNAYSYYQELKYKLGQKNYPELRKSRRQVDYDEYYIGVQEARLVGIDSAIAISVQHLATLEVEKDSIVSKLDKASRDLRNLSARQIKFLGRLEYLLTANVSLNILEHQAHQVMHVENNIKILSQKVKTLEKLRIDNHMVLSKRTSVLKRLYKDKQELLKGLYIKSQSNDSYKKEYDMITINTKAIFNKQLDDKYHQYEKLKEHVQTLEVVMENLSRQKELIKRLDDIVVAFVDLKTGDIKRDALEAKNICDNIIQTSMQQKNSIKKNKIL from the coding sequence ATGAACAAGTCAACACTATTAACTATAATACTTTTTTTAACTTTTAATTGTTACGCTCAAATAAGAGAAGTGAGGGAAGAGGCAAAGTATGCTCCAAAATATGCTACGACTTCCGTTACTAAACTATCTTCTTATTTAACTGACAATGCACGTTCTGATCGTCAAAAAGCTTTAAATATTTATACTTGGATTACTCATAATATCGAATTGGATATTAAAGCATACAACGATAAAAAACAGATGTTTGAGTCTGCTGAAGATATCTTAAGAAAGAGAAAAGGAGTAAGTCACGATTTCGCTAATTTGTTTTTAAAATTATGCGAGAAAGCAAACATAGAAGCACATTTAATTACGGGGCATATTTTTACTGATAATAAAAGTATCACCACCAACTTTTACAAAGCAAACCATTCTTGGAACTCCGCTTATTTAGATGGAGAGTGGCATTTAATTGATGTAACATGGGGTAGTGGGATTATCTCTAAACAACAAGAGAAAAAGTCTTTCTTTAAAAAGAAGACTGATTTCTTTAAACCTCAGTTTATTAACAAGGTGGACTACAGTTATTTTTGTCCATCACCAAGAATTTTTATTGAAACACATTTGCCATCCAATCCAATTTGGCAATTATTGGAGTATGAAGTAACCGTACAAGATTTTATAGCGGGTAATTTCCCTATTGTAAATGAACCCATAAGAAACTCTCCGTTTTTGGATGAATATATCTTATTAGAGGATGCGGAGTCATTTTATATCGATGCAAAGAATGCCATTACTTATAATAAAAGAAACTTCTCTACTATGGGAGTTGCCTCTCTAAAAATGGCAGAGTCGATATTGAATAAAAAAGATTCAACCATTACAAAAGCAGAACTAGAAAAGGAACTGACGAAGTATTATGAGGAAGCGACAAGTTCTGCCTATTCTTATTTAAGATATATCGATATTTATTCATCTATTGAGATTGATGCCTTAAAACTCTGGGCAAGACATTACTTGCAACAACCCATTGAAAAAAGACAAAAGTTTATTGACAGAAATTGGATCAATAAGGAGGAGATAAAGACAAAAAATGAAGAAGTCAATAATGCGTATTCTTATTATCAAGAACTGAAGTATAAATTAGGCCAAAAGAATTACCCTGAATTAAGAAAGTCAAGAAGACAGGTAGATTACGATGAATATTATATCGGGGTTCAAGAAGCACGTTTAGTAGGTATAGATTCAGCCATTGCGATATCCGTTCAACACCTTGCAACACTTGAGGTAGAGAAAGACTCTATTGTCTCTAAATTGGACAAAGCAAGCCGAGATTTGAGAAATCTATCTGCCAGACAAATCAAGTTCTTGGGGAGATTGGAATATTTATTAACCGCGAATGTAAGTCTTAACATATTGGAACATCAGGCACATCAAGTGATGCATGTTGAAAACAATATCAAGATTCTATCTCAAAAAGTAAAAACATTAGAGAAGCTTAGAATTGATAATCATATGGTATTATCAAAAAGAACTTCTGTTTTAAAACGTCTATATAAAGACAAGCAAGAACTTCTTAAAGGTTTATATATAAAGAGCCAAAGTAACGATTCTTATAAGAAGGAATACGATATGATAACAATCAATACTAAGGCGATTTTTAATAAGCAGTTGGATGATAAATACCATCAATATGAGAAACTAAAAGAGCATGTTCAGACGCTTGAAGTGGTGATGGAAAATCTATCTAGACAAAAGGAACTAATTAAACGCCTAGATGATATTGTAGTTGCCTTTGTCGACCTTAAAACGGGTGATATCAAACGAGACGCTTTAGAAGCTAAGAATATATGTGATAATATCATTCAGACCAGTATGCAGCAAAAAAACAGCATCAAGAAAAACAAAATACTCTAA
- a CDS encoding T9SS type A sorting domain-containing protein has product MKKYFPLISFVFLFLFSCSSSEDDDFLDFKEAEGDLLTVTQDQTWSNDRYKDLSNVEIHVLNNAVLKVAVNGLQWKGVKVTVEDHSQLLFLNTERGTFDKDEEDNYFYIKDNSLLSFYESEIKHTHIYLSGCSYLEFANGSEILKEDEIVMDDCSQMIINTDISEWDQIDDDQISCSGTCIGPNASFSDAAEEDFPCDVNNSTEECNIDLPVEMIYFNAEINGDKVDLAWSTATELNNKEFIVQRSFDNSSWDDLGKVAGAGNSNVPLKYSYQDDLPDFNGVIYYRLQQVDFDGKYAFHGPITIHNGESTTALTVYPNPVNSGEYLNISNNGNEIMNIKLYTSAGQTLLDIQTEGYTKIPMIYGTGLILTEIKIGSQTFTEKVIVK; this is encoded by the coding sequence ATGAAAAAATATTTCCCATTAATTTCTTTCGTATTCTTATTTCTTTTTTCCTGTTCTTCAAGCGAAGATGATGACTTCTTAGACTTTAAAGAAGCAGAAGGTGATTTATTAACTGTTACCCAAGATCAAACATGGTCAAACGACAGATATAAAGATTTAAGCAATGTAGAAATACATGTTTTAAATAATGCTGTTTTAAAAGTAGCTGTAAATGGTTTACAGTGGAAAGGTGTGAAAGTGACTGTAGAAGATCACTCTCAATTACTTTTCCTTAATACTGAAAGAGGAACTTTTGATAAAGATGAAGAAGATAATTACTTCTATATAAAAGATAATTCCTTATTGTCTTTTTATGAAAGTGAAATCAAACATACACACATTTATTTATCGGGCTGTTCTTATTTAGAGTTCGCTAATGGTAGTGAAATTCTTAAAGAGGACGAAATTGTCATGGATGATTGCTCTCAAATGATCATCAATACAGACATTTCGGAATGGGATCAAATAGATGATGATCAAATATCATGTTCAGGTACTTGTATTGGACCAAATGCATCCTTTTCAGATGCAGCAGAAGAAGATTTCCCTTGCGACGTTAATAACTCCACGGAAGAGTGTAATATAGATTTACCTGTTGAAATGATCTATTTTAACGCTGAAATTAATGGCGATAAAGTAGACTTAGCTTGGTCCACAGCCACCGAGCTAAATAACAAAGAATTTATCGTACAAAGATCATTTGATAATAGCAGCTGGGATGATTTAGGTAAGGTTGCTGGAGCGGGTAATAGTAATGTTCCTCTAAAATATAGTTATCAAGATGACCTTCCAGATTTTAATGGTGTAATTTATTACCGTCTACAACAAGTGGATTTTGATGGAAAATATGCTTTTCACGGTCCTATAACAATCCATAACGGGGAAAGTACAACCGCTTTAACTGTTTATCCAAACCCAGTAAATTCGGGTGAGTATCTAAATATTTCCAATAATGGGAATGAGATCATGAATATTAAGTTGTATACCTCTGCAGGTCAGACCTTATTAGATATACAGACAGAGGGGTATACCAAAATACCAATGATATACGGAACAGGGCTCATTCTCACCGAAATAAAGATAGGGAGCCAGACATTCACAGAAAAAGTAATAGTAAAATAA
- a CDS encoding adenine phosphoribosyltransferase, which produces MDLKKHIRDIQDFPKPGIGFKDITTLLINPEAMKEALNQFVDLAKGKGITKVVSMESRGFFFGPMIALEINAGFIPVRKPGKLPAETIAQEYALEYGTDTLEIHKDAIQKGDKVLIHDDVLATGGTAEAVVKLVEAAGGEVVQLDFIIDLTFLNGIDKLKGYQVNSLVQY; this is translated from the coding sequence ATGGATTTAAAAAAACATATCAGAGATATTCAAGATTTCCCAAAGCCAGGTATTGGTTTTAAAGATATTACTACTTTATTAATCAACCCTGAAGCGATGAAAGAAGCCTTAAATCAATTTGTTGATTTAGCAAAAGGCAAGGGAATTACAAAAGTGGTCTCAATGGAATCAAGAGGTTTCTTTTTCGGTCCTATGATCGCACTAGAAATTAATGCAGGTTTTATTCCGGTAAGAAAGCCGGGTAAATTACCAGCTGAGACGATTGCTCAAGAATATGCTTTGGAATATGGTACAGATACCTTAGAAATACACAAAGATGCTATTCAGAAAGGCGACAAAGTACTTATCCACGACGATGTATTAGCTACTGGCGGTACTGCAGAAGCTGTGGTAAAATTAGTAGAAGCAGCAGGTGGAGAAGTGGTTCAATTAGATTTTATCATTGACCTAACTTTCTTGAATGGAATTGATAAACTAAAAGGATATCAAGTTAATTCTTTAGTACAATATTAA
- a CDS encoding hybrid sensor histidine kinase/response regulator transcription factor: MKYLLLTFLFLLGGSPIFAQFEENLQFDHFSVENGLSSHIVYTSVNDKNDFTWIVTPYAVQRFDGKSFRNYKIIGTDQQEIHFFKNHSGLYLDSKEQLWFYCRKGLFLYDENTDRFEVFKLKGQPQHRGYNGITENQGNYYFLSWQMILKWNPKKNTFKKINLNKRITSSCDYGTQGMLIASPNGLQIIKNDEIQPFQLYGINLKGAGITSLFKSADNTVWIGTYNKGIYLIRNNQIHHIKKNIDYKISAFSAFNNKVIAATDGYGVMVFDLDGHESDKSNIKSLSGLAINDLNVDEHNRLWVSTYGKGFYLHNPHKPYLKKINTDPDAHMNSNHGYCSFRDSKKRLLLGTDKGLVIRDKNAKKRFLRPNHFVKNFKKSDSFVINNIVEDRHQNFWVSSYGFGLFYLDGKTFKVIKSIKTFNANDKEYSSKFIVQLLLYGDNIYFKLVNGFIFEMDINTYNFKYHPISSVSQLFYSPHQGKLFLANHEGIHEVTKKSTKLIALLDKNTVTCFEAINDTKILIGTESSGIFLFDIQNASITPVVTEGRISLPNHVNQIIKSGFQDYYVLGDNSIYSFSYQEGKINNVHRLLKKIETHQGSGCINNNSLIIGTYDGFYSFPINFKSTDNNVNKLTFDKLYIDGKLIVPDDKNNLTKSVNASDTIYLNHPDRGFALDLISPDYRNDAILYNWKLEGFDEDYSKRSILSQVKYQNLPYGTYELKVSMFSGRKLKELDHRNLTIIVAPPFWKTTWAKAIYFFLFIVILWLIYKNYYDYLQQKNLKARNAVFAEIAHELRTPLTLMQGPLQKLEADTNLDETASRLLGMIRSNLVRLNKRISQLLDYERINQVNEELIVKEFDVIDLTKTLSRDFEPMLEKKGVKINVQSTSDTISVKLDFDKVEKIIYNLISNSIKYTKENDVINIQIDQKDEHFSLSVEDHGMGIPKENQKHIFKRFYRAENVMKNQKIGSGIGLVLSYKYASLMNGKIYFKSEENVQTTFFLELPLRVEGLENDTVPNDISHYGEEFSEKDKEKYDFKIAVAEDNKELRTFIQSALTDSFEVDVFENGKVCYDALLENDYDIVISDVMMPEMNGYELCDKIKGNIETSHLPIILLTALNASMYKAEGYMHGADHYVIKPFDIRMLKFRIINLVENRKTLRSLYQSKIQEGVVIPKINEKVDSLDDQFLTKIDELIDNHLTDPNYNVMEICKDVGMSRPVLYRKLKALTDLSPKEYIQTKRLNHAKKLLLESDESISNVAYESGYSDPKYFSTVFKKQFGMSPSEYLKSFESKN; this comes from the coding sequence TTGAAATATTTATTACTTACATTCTTATTCCTTTTAGGAGGTTCACCTATCTTCGCTCAGTTTGAAGAAAACTTACAATTCGATCATTTCAGTGTAGAAAATGGATTATCTAGTCATATTGTTTACACTTCAGTAAACGATAAGAACGATTTCACATGGATTGTCACTCCTTATGCAGTACAAAGATTTGATGGTAAATCGTTTAGAAATTATAAAATCATTGGTACTGACCAACAAGAAATTCACTTCTTTAAAAACCACTCAGGATTATATTTAGACTCCAAAGAACAGTTATGGTTTTATTGTCGTAAGGGTTTGTTCCTTTATGATGAAAATACCGATCGTTTCGAGGTTTTTAAATTAAAAGGACAGCCTCAGCATAGAGGATACAATGGTATTACAGAAAACCAAGGCAACTACTACTTTTTATCATGGCAAATGATTTTAAAGTGGAATCCTAAAAAGAATACTTTCAAAAAAATTAATCTAAACAAGCGAATTACATCAAGTTGTGACTATGGAACACAAGGGATGCTTATTGCTAGTCCTAACGGTTTACAGATTATAAAAAATGATGAAATTCAACCCTTCCAACTATACGGCATCAACTTAAAAGGGGCTGGCATTACTAGCCTATTTAAAAGTGCTGACAATACAGTCTGGATAGGCACCTACAATAAAGGCATCTACTTGATTAGAAATAATCAGATCCATCATATCAAAAAGAACATTGATTATAAAATCAGTGCCTTTTCTGCTTTTAATAATAAAGTTATTGCTGCAACAGACGGCTATGGTGTAATGGTATTTGACTTGGATGGACATGAATCTGATAAATCAAATATTAAATCCCTTAGCGGGTTAGCCATAAATGATTTAAATGTCGATGAACACAATCGTCTTTGGGTTTCTACATATGGTAAAGGTTTTTATTTACACAACCCTCATAAACCTTATCTTAAAAAAATAAATACAGATCCTGATGCCCATATGAATTCGAATCATGGGTATTGTTCGTTTAGAGATTCTAAAAAAAGACTCTTGTTGGGTACTGACAAAGGTTTGGTAATTCGTGATAAAAACGCTAAAAAACGATTCTTGAGACCGAATCACTTTGTCAAAAACTTTAAGAAGAGCGACAGCTTTGTTATCAATAATATAGTAGAAGATAGACATCAAAACTTTTGGGTTTCTTCTTATGGATTTGGTCTATTCTATTTAGATGGGAAGACATTCAAAGTCATCAAATCCATAAAAACATTCAACGCAAACGACAAAGAGTATAGCAGTAAGTTTATTGTTCAGCTTTTACTTTATGGCGATAATATCTATTTCAAATTGGTCAATGGGTTTATTTTTGAGATGGATATCAACACTTATAATTTCAAGTATCACCCAATTTCCAGTGTATCTCAGCTATTTTATAGTCCACATCAAGGTAAACTATTTTTAGCCAATCATGAAGGTATACATGAGGTAACGAAAAAGTCTACAAAACTAATTGCTTTGCTTGATAAAAATACGGTGACTTGCTTTGAAGCTATCAATGATACCAAGATTCTAATTGGTACAGAATCCAGTGGAATTTTCCTATTTGATATTCAAAACGCGAGTATTACTCCTGTCGTAACAGAAGGGCGTATCAGTTTACCAAATCATGTCAATCAGATTATAAAATCTGGTTTTCAAGATTATTATGTGTTAGGCGACAATAGTATTTATAGCTTCTCTTACCAAGAGGGTAAAATTAATAATGTTCATCGCTTACTTAAGAAAATAGAAACGCACCAAGGATCGGGATGTATCAATAATAATTCATTGATTATTGGAACATATGATGGTTTTTACTCCTTCCCTATCAACTTTAAATCAACGGATAATAATGTCAATAAACTCACTTTTGATAAGTTATATATCGATGGTAAATTAATAGTTCCTGATGATAAAAATAACCTTACTAAAAGTGTAAATGCAAGCGACACTATCTATTTAAATCACCCAGATAGAGGCTTTGCTTTGGATTTAATCAGTCCAGATTATAGAAATGATGCCATCCTATACAATTGGAAATTAGAAGGGTTTGACGAAGATTATTCTAAGAGATCCATCTTGTCACAAGTAAAATATCAGAACCTTCCTTATGGTACTTATGAATTAAAGGTAAGTATGTTCTCAGGGAGAAAATTAAAGGAATTGGATCATAGAAATTTAACGATTATCGTGGCTCCTCCTTTCTGGAAAACCACTTGGGCCAAGGCTATATATTTCTTCCTATTTATAGTGATTTTATGGTTGATTTATAAGAATTACTATGATTACCTACAGCAAAAAAATCTAAAGGCAAGAAATGCTGTTTTTGCTGAAATTGCACACGAACTAAGAACGCCATTAACTTTAATGCAAGGTCCACTCCAAAAGTTAGAAGCTGATACCAACTTAGATGAAACTGCCTCTAGACTATTGGGCATGATTCGAAGTAATTTAGTAAGACTGAATAAACGCATCTCTCAACTATTGGATTATGAGCGTATTAATCAGGTAAATGAAGAGTTAATAGTAAAAGAATTTGATGTTATTGATCTTACGAAAACTTTATCTCGAGATTTTGAACCAATGCTAGAGAAGAAAGGGGTGAAGATTAATGTGCAATCAACATCAGATACTATTTCTGTAAAATTAGACTTTGATAAAGTAGAAAAGATCATATATAATCTCATTTCCAATTCTATCAAATACACGAAAGAAAATGATGTCATCAACATTCAAATTGATCAAAAAGATGAACATTTTTCACTTAGTGTAGAAGATCATGGAATGGGTATTCCGAAGGAAAATCAAAAACACATTTTCAAACGCTTCTACAGAGCTGAAAATGTGATGAAAAACCAAAAGATTGGTAGTGGTATTGGTCTTGTGCTTTCGTATAAATATGCTTCATTAATGAATGGTAAAATCTATTTCAAGAGTGAGGAAAATGTACAAACCACTTTCTTTTTAGAGCTACCATTAAGAGTGGAAGGTTTAGAGAACGACACTGTTCCTAATGATATTTCACACTATGGTGAAGAGTTTTCTGAAAAAGATAAGGAAAAATATGATTTCAAAATTGCTGTTGCAGAAGATAATAAAGAGTTAAGAACATTTATTCAATCCGCATTAACTGATTCATTCGAGGTAGATGTTTTCGAAAACGGCAAAGTCTGTTACGATGCATTGTTAGAAAACGATTATGACATCGTTATTTCAGATGTGATGATGCCAGAAATGAATGGATATGAACTTTGTGACAAGATCAAAGGCAATATAGAAACTTCCCATCTTCCAATTATCTTGTTAACAGCGCTAAATGCATCTATGTACAAAGCTGAAGGGTATATGCATGGTGCAGATCATTATGTTATCAAGCCTTTTGATATTCGAATGTTGAAGTTCAGAATTATCAATTTGGTAGAAAATCGTAAGACGTTAAGAAGCTTGTATCAAAGTAAAATACAAGAGGGTGTTGTCATTCCAAAGATCAACGAGAAGGTGGATAGTTTGGATGATCAGTTCTTAACAAAGATTGACGAACTTATTGATAATCACCTAACTGACCCGAATTACAACGTAATGGAGATCTGTAAAGATGTGGGAATGAGTCGTCCGGTTTTGTATAGGAAACTCAAGGCATTAACCGACTTATCACCTAAAGAATATATACAAACAAAGAGATTAAATCACGCTAAAAAGTTGCTACTCGAATCAGACGAAAGTATCAGTAATGTTGCTTACGAAAGCGGATATTCTGATCCTAAATATTTCTCGACTGTGTTTAAAAAGCAGTTTGGTATGAGTCCAAGTGAATATTTAAAATCATTTGAATCAAAAAATTAG
- a CDS encoding HlyD family secretion protein: MLNITPHNSNDKDQYDKRFGTLNTLNTPSEAKKVARILIIIMVLFCVVLFLPWQQNIRARGEITALTPKDRPQKIQSPIDGTIAQWNVQEGQHVDSGQVLLTIAEVKDKYIDPDMILRLEEGIRAKGNAISAKEDKVLAKQRQLEALKAGLVIKLQQFDNKIEQSILKIEGDSIAWEASKVDLKNASRQYKANEELHNKGLISLTKLETFRSKYQQSVSKEVSARTKLEMARNEYQNAVLGKNAARNEALDKIAKTDSELSTTLSDIADSDAALAKARNELSSMEIRAGMRVIRAPQKGVVVQALNSGLGENIKSGQALLTLVPDKPQLAAAIYVKTMDVPLIEEGRHVRLRFDGWPSIQFSGWPSVSVGTFGGRVEVVDFMNQADGTFRVLIIQDKKEKDDDWPPELRMGTGVFGWVMLEEVPIWYELWRQINGFPPSLNDYKGSKKDAKK; encoded by the coding sequence ATGCTGAATATAACACCTCATAATTCCAACGATAAAGACCAATACGATAAACGTTTTGGGACATTAAATACACTAAATACACCAAGTGAGGCAAAAAAAGTAGCAAGAATACTCATCATTATCATGGTACTTTTTTGTGTGGTTCTATTTTTACCATGGCAACAGAACATTAGAGCTAGAGGTGAAATAACTGCCTTGACGCCAAAAGATAGACCTCAGAAAATTCAAAGTCCAATTGATGGTACAATTGCACAATGGAATGTACAGGAAGGGCAACATGTAGATTCTGGTCAAGTGCTCCTTACTATTGCCGAGGTGAAAGATAAATACATTGACCCCGACATGATTCTTCGTTTAGAAGAAGGTATTAGAGCAAAAGGCAATGCAATTAGTGCAAAAGAAGATAAAGTATTAGCGAAGCAAAGACAATTAGAAGCCCTTAAAGCTGGATTAGTCATTAAACTTCAACAGTTTGATAACAAAATTGAGCAATCAATTTTAAAGATTGAGGGTGATAGTATTGCTTGGGAGGCTTCAAAAGTGGATCTAAAGAACGCTAGTCGTCAATATAAAGCAAATGAGGAACTTCATAACAAAGGTCTCATCTCTTTAACTAAATTAGAAACCTTTAGATCGAAGTATCAACAAAGTGTAAGTAAAGAAGTTTCTGCCAGAACAAAACTAGAGATGGCAAGAAATGAATATCAAAATGCTGTACTTGGAAAAAATGCAGCACGAAATGAAGCTTTAGATAAAATTGCAAAAACAGACTCTGAACTTTCCACCACATTATCTGATATCGCAGATAGTGATGCGGCACTAGCAAAAGCAAGAAACGAGTTGTCTAGTATGGAAATCCGTGCTGGTATGAGAGTAATTAGAGCGCCACAAAAAGGGGTAGTAGTACAAGCCTTAAACAGTGGTTTAGGAGAAAACATTAAAAGTGGACAAGCATTATTGACTTTAGTTCCAGATAAACCACAATTAGCAGCGGCTATTTATGTGAAAACGATGGATGTTCCTCTTATTGAAGAAGGAAGACATGTCCGTTTACGTTTTGATGGTTGGCCTTCAATTCAATTCTCAGGTTGGCCAAGTGTAAGTGTGGGTACTTTTGGTGGTAGAGTTGAAGTAGTTGACTTTATGAATCAAGCAGATGGTACATTTAGAGTCTTAATTATTCAAGATAAGAAAGAAAAAGATGATGATTGGCCACCTGAATTAAGAATGGGTACAGGTGTTTTCGGTTGGGTAATGCTAGAAGAAGTGCCAATATGGTACGAATTATGGCGTCAGATTAATGGTTTCCCTCCAAGTTTAAACGATTATAAAGGCAGTAAAAAAGATGCTAAGAAATAA